In the genome of Quercus robur chromosome 3, dhQueRobu3.1, whole genome shotgun sequence, one region contains:
- the LOC126716410 gene encoding lysine histidine transporter 1-like, whose translation MAPNMTEEEIARQKAIDDWLPITASRNAKWWYSAFHNVTAMVGAGVLSLPYAMSLLGWGPGVTVLILSWIITFYTLWQMVEMHEMVPGKRFDRYHELGQHAFGEKLGLWIVVPQQLVVEISTDIVYMVTGGRSLQKFHELVCPNCKSIRTTYFIMIFASVHFVLSHLPNFNSISGISLAAAVMSLTYSTIAWAASAAKGVEPDVDYGYSAKSAVGITFNFFTALGDVAFAYAGHNVVLEIQATIPSTPEKPSKGPMWKGVVVAYIVVAICYFPVALIGYWMFGNSVDDNILLTLEKPRWLIAAANMFVVIHVIGSYQIYAIPVFDMMETFLVKKLKFKPSFTLRFITRNVYVAFTMMVGIIIPFFGGLLGFFGGLVLAPTTYFLPCIIWLIIYKPRPFSITWMANWICIVLGVALMIVAPIGGLRTIILRAKEYEFFS comes from the exons ATGGCTCCAAATATGACAGAGGAAGAGATAGCAAGGCAGAAGGCAATCGATGACTGGCTTCCAATCACTGCTTCCAGGAATGCCAAATGGTGGTACTCGGCTTTCCACAATGTCACTGCCATGGTCGGTGCCGGTGTTCTCAGCCTGCCTTATGCCATGTCACTCCTAGGATG GGGTCCTGGTGTCACTGTCCTTATTTTGTCATGGATCATCACCTTCTACACTCTATGGCAAATGGTTGAGATGCACGAAATGGTTCCGGGTAAGCGGTTTGATAGGTACCATGAGCTTGGTCAGCATGCCTTTGGTGAAAAGCTTGGACTTTGGATTGTGGTGCCTCAACAGCTAGTTGTTGAAATTAGTACAGACATTGTGTACATGGTCACAGGAGGGAGATCATTGCAGAAGTTCCATGAACTAGTTTGCCCCAATTGCAAATCTATCAGGACCACTTACTTCATCATGATTTTCGCTTCTGTGCACTTTGTTCTATCTCATCTCCCCAACTTCAACTCTATTTCCGGTATCTCACTGGCTGCAGCAGTCATGTCCTTAAC TTACTCCACTATTGCTTGGGCAGCTTCTGCTGCAAAGGGTGTTGAACCAGATGTGGACTACGGTTACTCAGCCAAAAGCGCAGTCGGAATTACTTTTAACTTCTTCACCGCCTTGGGAGATGTAGCATTTGCCTATGCTGGTCACAATGTGGTTTTGGAAATCCAAGCAACAATCCCTTCTACTCCAGAGAAACCTTCAAAGGGCCCCATGTGGAAAGGAGTGGTTGTTGCATATATCGTTGTGGCCATTTGCTACTTCCCTGTTGCTCTGATCGGGTACTGGATGTTTGGAAATTCTGTTGATGACAACATCCTCTTGACACTAGAGAAACCTCGTTGGCTTATTGCAGCAGCTAACATGTTTGTTGTTATCCATGTCATTGGAAGCTACCAG ATATATGCTATACCAGTGTTTGACATGATGGAAACTTTTCTGGTGAAGAAATTGAAGTTCAAACCATCTTTCACACTCCGATTTATCACTCGCAATGTATATGTTG CGTTTACAATGATGGTCGGGATAATAATCCCTTTCTTCGGTGGTCTCCTTGGTTTCTTTGGAGGACTTGTTTTGGCCCCAACAACATACTTT CTCCCCTGCATCATTTGGCTCATCATCTATAAACCCAGACCTTTCAGCATAACTTGGATGGCCAATTGG ATCTGCATTGTGCTTGGTGTGGCATTGATGATTGTAGCACCTATTGGGGGACTAAGGACTATCATCCTTAGAGCCAAGGAGTACGAGTTCTTCTCATGA